One Helianthus annuus cultivar XRQ/B chromosome 12, HanXRQr2.0-SUNRISE, whole genome shotgun sequence genomic region harbors:
- the LOC110912362 gene encoding probable ribose-5-phosphate isomerase 2, producing MALAYLESNKTNPTSPMSSPPQLILTQDQLKKIAAYKAVEFVESGMVLGLGTGSTAKHAIDRIGHLLSQGKLTNIIGIPTSTKTHEQASSLNIPLSDLDTHPVLDLAIDGADEVDPDMNLVKGRGGSLLREKMIEGCCKKFVVIVDETKLVDYVGGSGLALPVEVVPFCWKFTAKKLECMFEEAGCVAKLRVCCENGEPYVTDNGNYVVDLFMKKCIGDLRAAGDKMLRLAGVVEHGMFVDMATTLIVAGEFGVTVRNKC from the coding sequence ATGGCTCTAGCTTATCTCGAATCAAACAAAACCAACCCCACCTCACCAATGTCCTCACCACCCCAACTCATCCTAACCCAAGACCAACTCAAAAAAATCGCAGCCTACAAAGCAGTCGAGTTCGTCGAGTCCGGCATGGTCCTGGGCCTGGGCACCGGCTCCACCGCCAAACACGCAATCGACAGAATCGGACACCTTCTCAGCCAAGGCAAACTCACAAACATCATCGGCATCCCCACTTCAACCAAAACCCACGAACAAGCCTCATCGTTAAACATACCCCTGTCGGATCTTGACACCCACCCGGTTCTCGATCTGGCAATCGACGGCGCAGATGAAGTCGACCCGGATATGAATCTGGTTAAGGGCCGGGGCGGGTCGTTGTTAAGAGAGAAAATGATAGAAGGTTGTTGTAAAAAGTTTGTTGTGATTGTTGATGAAACAAAATTAGTGGATTATGTTGGGGGGAGTGGTTTGGCATTGCCTGTGGAAGTGGTGCCGTTTTGTTGGAAATTTACTGCTAAAAAGCTTGAATGCATGTTTGAAGAAGCGGGTTGTGTGGCTAAGTTGAGGGTTTGTTGTGAAAATGGTGAACCGTATGTGACGGATAATGGGAATTATGTTGTGGATTTGTTCATGAAGAAATGTATTGGGGATTTGAGAGCTGCGGGTGATAAGATGTTGAGGCTTGCTGGTGTGGTGGAGCATGGGATGTTTGTTGATATGGCTACTACGTTGATTGTGGCTGGGGAGTTTGGTGTTACGGTTAGGAATAAGTGTTGA